The DNA region cttgatattctcctgcctctgtctcccaggatgctgggattacagccctacactaccacacccagctttttTGGTTAAAAACTCAATACAATCGAAGAATTTGATTTAATGTATCACCTCCATAAAgctatattgttataaataataaaagcctTAATGGAAATTTCTAATGTTGGAAATGTAAAATTATCTGGAAAGGCACAAAACTTGTCTTGCAACCTACATATTGCTGGTATCTATGTCAGGTCATGTCCTTGTGGTCTTTCAGTTTAAGCTTCTtgggaatgtatttttatatgaatatgtGCTTTGTGTAGTTTTTATATGATCATTTATTTCAACCAATAAATGGAAAATTTGTTTCAGTTAGTGGGAATGTATTATTATAACTGTagggaaatgtatttttaagtttccaAGTTGTATGAAGTGTGTCAAATTTCATTCCTTAGGATTATATAATACCTGAAGACAGGCAGCGTACTGCCTTCAAAGGTCAAATTTAGCTTCTATTCCTAACTGtggcataaaaataattttgaaatcttaAGTCAGTTCACTTATCTTTGCATTTCCTAAAAGTAGAACAAGAGAGTGAAACCAAGTTGTTCCATGTTCTGACTTGCACAGAAATACTACGGTTACTTTCCAATCTTCGCATATAAGCCAATCTTCCTTAATGCATTTAAAACAACTACTTATACATTAGAGTTTATAAATCTCTTATTCTTTTCCCTCTAGATATTACTTCATGTTATGCTGAATCTTGCTTGAAGTCTTTGATAATAggatctgtttttaaaaagtttaatttaaatctCCATCAAATCCTaaaacaattaaatcagaatctctggaggtTAAGACTTCAGGTTTAGCAGGaacattatatttcatattttaatatttcacctGTCACACAGataattcattaataaaatatcacaACACTACAATACTCATTATTCATCCCTTACATATACAATATAAGAATGCACTTCCAACAGAAAGAGGACACTTGTTATAGTTTGCCTCACAAAATTATTCCTATTGCAGCTTTAACATTGTGACACTCAATATTTCTCCTCACACTTGAACTCTATTCTTCATGGAACTTGTCTAaatattattgatgtttttaaatctaaattgCTTTTGTTAGTAGTTTGTagaatgtgtattttgaagtacaTTAATAGTTTGCTGAAAACTTAATGTGTTTCAGGGGACTGTAGAATGGGAGTTGAACATCTTAGCAATGCCCTTTTATTGTGTGGGCAACCACGGGAACTTTTGAAGGTTTTCAGACATACACTCCCTCCTCAGGTATTTGAGATGCTGTTGCAAAAAATCCCCCTTAtttgccaggtgagcacattttTAACTATCTTTGTGAAATATACACAGTAAATAACCATGTGATTACATAGAAATAACAAAGTACGTGAGTGAATTGCCTGAAGTTTAAGAGTAAAATATCTGAAGTTTTGGTTGTTTGCTTTGCTTTAAGATGAAGCCAGCctgtttttcatgttttgactataatgaattacatatttttttagtatttattttttagttataggtgggtacaatatctttattttatttttaagtggtgctgaggatccaacctagtgcctcatgcatgctaggcaagcacagtactactgagccccagccccagccccgaaatacattattttgttattatacttGTTTCAGCATTTCTGCTTTAAAGCAGAACAAACAGTATTACTTTACTTCCCACAAACATGACAAAACATATAAATCACTTTGGTAAATTTAAACATTTAGGCCAATTAGTGTTCCCTTAAATACAAGTTTATATTGGTAACAAAATCCATTTATAAGCCAATTGATTAAGATATTAGTTCTCTTACAGAAATATACCAAAGAGTTTGGTAAATGTAAGATGTATCAACTAGAATTTCCTGAAAATACCTGGCTGTTTCAGGATAAATCTCAAGATACTACTTTAACTCTGGTTCACTTTTTTATCTACTGATCCCATATCAAGACCTGCAATAAGGTATATATTGTTGGTTAGAATCAGAACCATTCATGTTGGACTCTCAGCTTTTGAACAAGATACACAACAGTTCAGATTCCACTAAACTCAAGCTAGTCTTAGAATGTTTCCTGAAGATATATGAAAATGTAGCTAGGATAAGACTGTATGATGCCCATCCTAGCAAAGGAAGGGAGGCAAGAAAAGGATCACGAATTGAAATGATTAGCAAGTAACTGTTTTATGTATTTACCAGCAACTTGAGGCAGAAATGAATGAACAGGAATGCTTGGAGGATGGATGATCCCGATTGAAAAACATTTCAACGTATCCACAGTCCAGTCAGAAAACTATGGTTCTATATAGCATAAACAACTGCTTAgtgatatttccatttatttcacttttagaataaaaatttttctatCTCATACATGATTGGACacatattttgctttaaaattaacAGTCACAATGGAAGAAACAatggtttatttttctaatcaaGGGACCAAGCTGCAGAATCTTAAGGCCTCAACAAATGTATCTTATTATTTTCTCTGAACAAtaagatcttctattttattattcttggTGAACAGCGATGTTGTTTCTTCATTGGTTTCCATTGCCAAAGAGTCACGACAGGTGGTTTAACATGGTGCCTACTGCTTTCAGGGGATTCCATCACATGAATCCTCATTTCCAGTGCAACAGCTGTTGGCAATCTTTCATTGAAAGTCCATCCATCAGGATTTCTCTTTATCGTGGTTGACCAAGGAGTCCTGCTTTGGCTGCCAGGGCTTCATTCTGCTGAATATGATATTCTTGAAATCTCATGGATATTCTTtgtgtcatttttaaatatttctgtaagCAATGTTCTGAACAGGTGATCTAGAAAAGGGAAGATCCAAGAAGCAATTCGaaaatatcagtttttaaaaatgcacatattcTAAAAGAACAACGAGTAGGaactttgcttttctttaaatattggtGAACTAAGTAGCACAAATGGGTAGCAAGTGACCATAGCTTTAAATTATTGATATAAGAATTAACATATACTAAATGCCTACCAGTTTGTAGGCATTAAGAACTATGATAGGTCCTTGTCTTTATGAAGCTTCTGAACTAgatttttttcagtatattttaatattaactgAAAGCCCAAATTCCTATCCTCTTAGTGAATATATTCTTAGTAGCAGGTTTGTTCCTTTTTTAATAAGAAACCCCATtctcaacattttaaattctcaacctttttactttttaacaagAATATTACATTAGCATCTCTCCTAAAATGTCAGTTATTTAAGAAGTACTTATTGATGGCTGGTTATATGTTAAGTTCTTGTCATGAATGTTAccaatataaatgttttaatgaGGATATTAAAAGTTAAGACTTCTAATAGGATTGGGGTTCAGAACCCACCTATGCAATATGAACCACCACATTTAAGCTTTGCTTTTTCCAATGCCAACCTGAGTTGTCAGGGACATAGAAAGGCTGTATTGTTTCTTTAGCCAGGCCATCTCTACTGAAAGGTAATTATTAAGAACTACTGAAAGGTAATTATTAAGAATCTTTGTGGTAGAACAGTAACTCAGCAACCCCAAGTATCTTCTCTAAAAAGGTCTGTCTTGGTACAATGTGACTTTCACATTAAATTTGGCATCATGAAACATTTTATGCTCATAGATCCCTGGCAGCTTCAGTTCCTCCAAGCAGTGGCTCATAAAAGGCACATAAAAAGCAGCCCAAATTCCTGTAGTAAGTAGGAACAAGTGAAATGCTTAGGGGCATCCTATTATTATGACAAACTTAGAGAAATTTAGTGAGCAACACTTTTCATACCTCTTCAGGTTTTACTTCTCTTGTTGTAAAGTCTTTTACACAGTCCAAAAAGCAGGTTTCTGTAAGTTTATTGTAGGTTCCAAGGAATTCCCTAAACTAAAATAGAAAGTTCTTTAATATTCAGTTTTTGCAACAAAGATGCTTCGAAACTTTaccaatattttgtatttaaacaaaatatcttGTCACACTTGAAACCATAGATTCTCTTGCTAACTTAAATAGGTGTAATATGATCTATAAAATATCGTTTACTTGTACATTTTTGCCATCGGAATATTgaccagaataaaaatataaatgtagtcaggtgtggtggtacattcctgtaatcccagctacccaggaagatgagtcaggaggatcacaagttcaagaccagcctgggtaacttagtgaaactctgtctcaaaacagaaaggggtagggatatagcttggtgattgactagcatgtgtgaagccctgggttcaatcaccagtaacacacacacacacacacacacacacactcagaaccAGGTGCAATAGCTAGGTGTACATGCCTATtgtcccagttacttgggaggctgagccagatcacttgagcccagaagctGGAGACCAACATGGGTaacataatgagaccctgtctcaaaaacaaaaacaaaaaaacatgctTCATATAATATCTGTTCTTAGAGATGAAATACAACACTTATTTTGTGAAATCTCTGACTAACCTGGTTGCATCCAGTAGTGCTTTACGTTTTGTTCCCCCCAAATCCTGTTCCCTTAATTATAATACCTTACCTGTTTTATCTGATCAGATTCTGGTATTTGTGCAGCCATATTCTTTTGGTATGTTTATTAGtcacctgattaaaaaaaaaaaaaggtcaatttactttttttttaaagttaggtcAAGAGTTAGCTAATCATcgttcatattttataaatttccaacTGTGTACATAAATTATATGCCATCCCCAATCTCACAGATCATTAGTGACAACAGAACCTCACAATTTACAGTGAAAATGTTCTAATGTTAGCTCTGGAATTCAGAGTTCTTGTCTTACCTAAATCTACAGCTTTAAGACAGTTTGCTCTGAACTCTAGTgtcttaaaatttcttaattattcCACTGGTTGACAATTTAAATCTGACCTGAGGTGCTAATGATTCTTTTACTATATGTAAATGTGAAGTTTCAATTAAACCTTAACAAACACCACTCACTTATCAACAATGCTCAAGAAAGATACTCAGAATTCCAGAAGATGCTAAAGGAAAATTTCTGAAGTTATACATTCTGGAGTTCATAAAGGGCAATCACAAAGACTTACTAGAAACTTCTGATATAACTTGGGggcaacagaaaggaaaaaaaaactttctatatTACTGAGGTTTACACATATCCTAAATGTAGGACTTCAGTTAATCTAGATTCAAGAACGTGTATATTGTTTATTTACTGTATTCTAGCTAGTTCTAAAAAGTTTGAGCATATCATATGAAaggtttatataaaataaagctgtttaaaagagaaattaaacatCATGTAAAAGGAAGAATAAGCAACTACTGATCACATACACTGTAATGTTATGCATTATGTTCAGCTGCGTGTTCCCTAATAAACAAAGCAGAAAAGAtaaactgtatgtatatatgtttctTATTGGATCATCAATTATTTAGTTGCCTTGAAAAGCACAAAAACTAGGAAATTAAAGTTTA from Ictidomys tridecemlineatus isolate mIctTri1 chromosome 5, mIctTri1.hap1, whole genome shotgun sequence includes:
- the Timm9 gene encoding mitochondrial import inner membrane translocase subunit Tim9, which produces MAAQIPESDQIKQFREFLGTYNKLTETCFLDCVKDFTTREVKPEEITCSEHCLQKYLKMTQRISMRFQEYHIQQNEALAAKAGLLGQPR